The genome window GTCATACTGGACATGGGCGGGGGATCGACCGATGCGGCAATGATGGACGCGTCGGGCAACATTACCTCTACACATCTTGCGGGTGCAGGCGACATGGTGACGATGCTGATCAATTCCGAGCTGGCGCTGGGAGATAAAGAGCTGGCGGAGAAGATCAAGAAAAATCCCTTGGGCAAAGTGCTCAGTCTGTTTCACATGCAGCTCGAGGACGGCACCATGCTGTTTTCCGAAGCCCCGTTCCCACCGCATACGTTCGGGAGAGTCGTGATTCGCGGGGAAGACGGGCTCACGCCGCTGCCCACGCGCGTTTCCATGGAAAAAATCCGTGAGATTCGCCGCAGCGCCAAACGGAGAGTGTTTGTCACCAACGTACTGCGGGCATTGAAGCGAATCGTCCCGACGAGGAACGTCAAACATTTGTCTTTCGTCGTGATGGTGGGAGGATCGGCGCTCGATTTTGAAATCCCGCAAATGGTGACGGAGGAATTGGGGAAGTACGGGATTGTGGCGGGCTTTGCCAATATTCGCGGAACCGAGGGCCCTCGCAATGCCGTTGCTACCGGCCTGGTTCTTTCTTCGATCAAAAATGGAGGAGCTACATGAGCAGCAAAGAGATTTTTATTCCCATCATTCATGACGCTGGCGCTCAGTATGAGGTGATTCGAGAAATTAGCGCGGGACTGGAAGAAGAGGGGGTCCCGTACCGTGTGCTGCAGAGGACCACGAGAAACCTTGGAGACCTGCCTTCACCGCTGCAGGTTGTCATCGGCGTACACGACAATGGGACTGTGTCCGTGTCTCATGAAAAAGTGAAAGGCACTCCCTATCTAGAGTACAGCTGGAAGCACGCGCGCAGATTGGGGAAAAACGCGGCACGCCTGGTTAAAGGATTACCCTTGCATTTACCGGAGAGAGGATGAGTGAAATGAGTCAAATCACACTGCAGGCGGCAAAAACACTGATGGAAAGTGCTGAAAATGAGGCGAAGCGGATGGGGGTCCCTATGGTCATCTGCATTGTGGATGAGGGTGGGAACTTCGTCGCGTGCCACCGCATGGACAATGCCCTCCTGGCGAGCGTGGATATCGCGCAGAACAAAGCCTGGACAGCAGTCGCCCTGAAAATGCCGACCGCTTTACTGGCAGAGCTGGCTACTCCCGGGAGCGAGCTGTACGGCATCCATGCGACCAACAATGGGAGGATCGTGATATTTGGCGGTGGTATACCGCTTAGGATGCAAAACAAAATCGTAGGTGCCGTGGGAGTGAGCGGCGGATCGGTGGAGCAGGATATCCAGGTCGCTCAGGCAGCGGTTCAGGCGTTTGTTAATTCTGAATCAACCGTATGACCAGACAGCGCATCGGTGGGTAGGGAAGGCGAGGCTGACATTCATTTCGAGATCAAGGTTGTTGTCGGTACATCTGCAGGGTCCGGGAGCGTGGGCGGCGTGCAGTTCCCGGATTCTGGGTATGAAGGAGATCAGGGGCATCGTCGCGAAAATCTTACCAATCAAGGTGGATTGGAGGGATATGATGACATCACTCACGCTGCAGGACCTTGTGAATGTTGATACTCTTCAAGAAATCCAGGATCGTTTTGCAGATGCTACCGGCTTGGGTGTCGTGATTGCTGACCAAGACGGGACTCCAGTGACACAGCCGAGTAATTTTACGAATTTTTGCACATTGGTTCGTTCCTCTCCGGAAGGCATGCGCAGCTGCATCCTTTCAGATGAGCGCGTAGGTATGATGGCGGCTGAGCAGGGGAAACCCGTCATTCATCGCTGTCACTCGGGGCTGGTCGACCTAGCCGCTCCTATCATTGTGGATGAGAGATATCTTGGCTCCGTTCTGTGCGGGCAAGTGTTCATCGAGGATGAGGACGAGGCGAGGCTCGATTTCATACGCACTCAGACAAGACAGATTCCTGTCGATCAACAGCAGCTGTCCGAGTGCTTCCGGCAAATCGGTTTTACCTCACAAAAGCGGGTCGAAGCTGCTGCCGAGATGCTTTACCTGGTGGCCAATTACATCGTGAAAATAGGGGCAACCCACCTGACGCAGCAAGAGCTGTTCGCCAAAAAGCAGAAGCTGCTGGAAGAAGCGGAGATCCGTGCGAGACTCGAAAAAACACTGAAGGAAACCCAGCTGAAAGTGCTGCAGTCTCAGATCAATCCCCACTTTCTATTCAATACCCTGAATACGATTTCACGGCTTGCCTACCTGGAAGGGGCAGACCAGACGCAGAACGTAACCTATTCCTTGGCGAAACTATTGCGATACAGCCTCCGAAATATCGATCAGCTCGTATATCTGCGTGACGAACTGGAGCACGTCAAGCAGTATTTGTCCATCCAGCAATCGCGCTTCCCCGGCAGGATTCATTATCAGGAAAGGGTGGAAGCAGGGGTCGAGCTGGTGAAGCTTCCTATCCTGTGTCTGCAGCCGATATTCGAGAATGCCATCGTGCACGGTTTTGAGCCGAGGGAAGGAGACATGACTCTGACTGTCACTGCATTCACCGAAAATGAAACCGTTATCATCGAAGTCTGCGACAATGGAGCGGGAATGACCGAGGAAGATCTCGTGTCCATCTTCTCGGAAAACAAACCGCAGAACGGTGGGCATACAACCGGAATCGGACTGAAAAACGTGCACAAGCGGATTCAGCATTACTTGGGCGAAGAGTACGGGATTACGTCCATTACCAGCTGCTACGGAGCCCAGACCATCATTCAAATTACGGTTCCAAAGACAGGAGGGGCGTACATTGAAGCTGATGATCGTGGATGACGAGCCATTGGAGCGCGCAGTTCTGGCGATGATCATCAAAAAGCATAATTTGGGTCCCATTCGTGTTTACGAAGCGGTCAACGGCGCCGAGGCGGTAAGCGTGGCCAGGCGAGAGTGCATCGACATCACCATAATGGACATCAAAATGCCGGTCATGGATGGGATTACAGCAGCAGAGCAAATCAAGCAGGAGGTCCCAGACTGCCGGATAGTGTTTCTCACGGCTTACGACGAGTTTGATTACGCTTTGCGCTCGATCAAGCTGCGCGCAGATGATTATTTGTTGAAGCCGGCCCATCCGGAAGAAATCAGACAGGCGCTCGCTCGATTACTCCCGAACCAGGTGGAGCAGGAGGCCGCGTTTCCAGCTCATGCCGAGGGACACCAGGAGATCGGCAAGGTGATCGAATGC of Brevibacillus choshinensis contains these proteins:
- a CDS encoding sensor histidine kinase, translated to MMTSLTLQDLVNVDTLQEIQDRFADATGLGVVIADQDGTPVTQPSNFTNFCTLVRSSPEGMRSCILSDERVGMMAAEQGKPVIHRCHSGLVDLAAPIIVDERYLGSVLCGQVFIEDEDEARLDFIRTQTRQIPVDQQQLSECFRQIGFTSQKRVEAAAEMLYLVANYIVKIGATHLTQQELFAKKQKLLEEAEIRARLEKTLKETQLKVLQSQINPHFLFNTLNTISRLAYLEGADQTQNVTYSLAKLLRYSLRNIDQLVYLRDELEHVKQYLSIQQSRFPGRIHYQERVEAGVELVKLPILCLQPIFENAIVHGFEPREGDMTLTVTAFTENETVIIEVCDNGAGMTEEDLVSIFSENKPQNGGHTTGIGLKNVHKRIQHYLGEEYGITSITSCYGAQTIIQITVPKTGGAYIEADDRG
- a CDS encoding glycerol dehydratase reactivase beta/small subunit family protein; protein product: MSSKEIFIPIIHDAGAQYEVIREISAGLEEEGVPYRVLQRTTRNLGDLPSPLQVVIGVHDNGTVSVSHEKVKGTPYLEYSWKHARRLGKNAARLVKGLPLHLPERG
- a CDS encoding response regulator transcription factor translates to MIVDDEPLERAVLAMIIKKHNLGPIRVYEAVNGAEAVSVARRECIDITIMDIKMPVMDGITAAEQIKQEVPDCRIVFLTAYDEFDYALRSIKLRADDYLLKPAHPEEIRQALARLLPNQVEQEAAFPAHAEGHQEIGKVIECIEQNLNQELSLEYLASLVYLNAQYLCRLFKQVTGHTIKQYITTRRLEKAKCMFQGTSKTIAEISLDCGFSDANYFTRVFKKKEGMTPSQYQQQMLITEKKKHVTFGKYLM
- a CDS encoding GlcG/HbpS family heme-binding protein → MSQITLQAAKTLMESAENEAKRMGVPMVICIVDEGGNFVACHRMDNALLASVDIAQNKAWTAVALKMPTALLAELATPGSELYGIHATNNGRIVIFGGGIPLRMQNKIVGAVGVSGGSVEQDIQVAQAAVQAFVNSESTV